The Dehalobacter sp. DCM sequence CGTCCTTTTTTTATGATATGCAAAGTATAATATTCGCTTCTCGGGAAGCTCAACGACTTCGCTGGCGTTGAGCTTTTTACTTCTGACATAGTCTGCGGCGGCAATTTCGGAAATAATGGATATGCCGATTCCTTCTTTAACGCCTTCTTTAAGGGCTTCCAGATTGTTGAAGTAGCCTATTGTTTTCAGATGAGAAAGATTTATACCATACAGAGCTAGCATCCTAACGAGGTTAGCTTGTGTACCTGAATCGGATTCCCGGAAAATAAACGGATGATTTTTCAATTCTGTCAACGAAATCCTGGGTGGCAAAAGCAAATCACTTGCAGAAATCAGGACTAATTTTTCTTCGATATAAGGTAAATAGACCAGCTGGTCTTCCTCGTATTGCTTGCCGAGCATGCCGATTTCGGCATCGCCGTTGATGAGTTTTTCAGCAACAGACTCAGAACCACTTTGCACTACGGCGAAGCGGATCCCGTTGTATTTCCCTAAAAACTGAGAAAGAAGACGCGGGAGTAGATAATGAGCAGGAACACTGCTGGCTGCGAATCGTAAATGGCCTTCTATTGTTGGTGCCCCGTCTTTCATTTCCCAAAGGGCTCTATCCTTCAAGTTAAGAATCTCTATAGCCCAGGGATAGAGCTTTTCGCCAAACGGTGTTAAAACAATCTCTTTGCCAAGACGATCAAAGAGTTTACTGCCAAAGTATTTTTCCAAATTGCTGATATGTGTACTCACCGTTGATTGGCTTAAAAACAATGCTTGAGCCGCTTTAGAAAAACTATTTTTTTCGGCAACCTGTTTGAAAATTTCCAATTGATGGAGCAGCATCAGCAATCTCCTTTCTAAAGTAGAGAAAATAGTGCGTTGATAAATCTAATAGTATTGCTTTTAACGATAGATATCAATCCTATTTATAGATATCTTGTATTTAATATTTTCTGGACAGATTGATATAATGAATGGAGTCTGACTGGGACTCACAAATAGCAGGATAAAAGGGGATCAGCTATGACACTGACAGTTGGTATTGATATAGGGTCTGTTTCTACAAAAGGTGTACTTTTTGATGGAAAGCAATACGAACACCGAATTATTCCCACAGGTTGGAGCCCTTCCCAGGCGGGTAAGGACGTGTTAGCTCGTCTCCTGGAACCACAGGGACTCAGTCCGGACAATATCGACCGAATCGTTGGCACAGGTTACGGACGGATCCAGGAAGGGATGTTTGATCAAACCTACAGTGAAATTACCTGTCATGCCCGCGGGGCCCATTTCCTGTTTCCGGGAGCCGGCGGCCTTATTGATATCGGCGGTCAAGACAGTAAAGTCATCTCTTTCGGGGAAAGAGGAAAGGTTTTAGACTTTGTCCTCAATGACAAATGTGCGGCAGGAACGGGCAGGTTCCTTCAGGTCACGGCGCAGGCGCTGGGGCTCGAAGTATCGCAGCTGGCAGAGCTTGCTGAGGGGGCTGCTCCTGCAGCCATTAACAGTATGTGCGCTGTTTTTGCTGAGTCAGAGATCATCGGTTTACTGGCACAAGGGATACCGGTGGAAATGATTGTTTCCGGATTACTCCATTCTATTGCCAAACGCATCACTATCATGTCCGGGAAGATCCGTTTTCAGGATACGATTGTATTCTGCGGCGGGGTCGCTCAAAATACGGTTTTGCAGGATTTGATCCGCCTGGAAATTGGCTGCAGGCTCGCCGTTCCATCCTGCCCGCAGGCGGTTGGGGCCCTGGGTGCTGCGGTACTTGGTCATGACCAAATAGGAATACCATGTTAACACGAAACCGATAAATGCTTACGGCTGTAAGGTTAAAACGATGGTAAGAATACAAAACACGAGGAGGAATAAGATCTATGCGTGCTCAAACCATGGCTTACTTCGACCAGCTGATTCCAAGCGGGATGGTAATGGCAAAGGAAGCAAAGGAACAAGGTAAAAATGTTGTCGGTTACTATTGTGTTTTTTCTCCAATCGAACTGATTGAGGCAGCGGGTGCCGTACCGGTTGGTCTTTGCGCCACGAAACTGGAACCCATCGCTGAGGCGGAAAAAGTATTGCCCCGCAACCTTTGTCCGTTGATCAAATCCAGTTATGGCTTTGTTGTCAGCGGTAAATGTCCTTTCTTTCACTTTGCGGATATTGTTTTAGCCGAGACGACCTGTGACGGCAAAAAGAAAATGTATGAACTTTTGTCGGAACATAAGCCGATGCTTGTTCTGGATATTCCCAATAGTTTCACTTTGGAAGATAAACAGGAACATTGGGTCAAACAGATCTATCGGGCCAAGGATTATTTCGAGAAGAATCTGGGAGTCCAGATCAGCAAAGAGAAGCTTTCCGAAGTAATCACGATCTATAATGAAGAAAGAAAACTTCTGATGGAATTAGTCGGTCTTAACAAACAGCATCCGACACCGATTTCCGGAACGGACCTATTGAAGGTTTTATGGGGAAAGAGCTTCCAGTTTAAACGCGAGGAATATACGGCGAAAGTCAACGAATTGATTGCGGAATTAAAAGAAATGACTGCCCGAGGTGAGAGTGTGTCTCAGCCCTCCAGTAAACGTATCCTCATCACCGGTTGTCCGACCGGAACGGGTCAGGAAAAAGTCATGCAGATCATTGAAGAAGCGGGTGCGGCTGTTGTCCTTCAGGAATCCTGCAGCGGGATCAAAGGGCTGGTCGATCTGGTTTCGGAAGATATGGACCCGTTTGAAGCCTTAGCTGAAAAATACAGTAAGATTCCCTGTTCCTGCAGTTCCCCGAATACAGGTCGGTTAGAACTGCTCAGCCGACTGGTTGACGAATACAACGTGGACGGGGTAGTGGATATTACCCTTCAGGCCTGCCATACGTATAATATCGAGTCGTACT is a genomic window containing:
- a CDS encoding selenium metabolism-associated LysR family transcriptional regulator, with the translated sequence MLLHQLEIFKQVAEKNSFSKAAQALFLSQSTVSTHISNLEKYFGSKLFDRLGKEIVLTPFGEKLYPWAIEILNLKDRALWEMKDGAPTIEGHLRFAASSVPAHYLLPRLLSQFLGKYNGIRFAVVQSGSESVAEKLINGDAEIGMLGKQYEEDQLVYLPYIEEKLVLISASDLLLPPRISLTELKNHPFIFRESDSGTQANLVRMLALYGINLSHLKTIGYFNNLEALKEGVKEGIGISIISEIAAADYVRSKKLNASEVVELPEKRILYFAYHKKRTLSPWAQAFIEFSMTKRSLITEML
- a CDS encoding acyl-CoA dehydratase activase; the encoded protein is MTLTVGIDIGSVSTKGVLFDGKQYEHRIIPTGWSPSQAGKDVLARLLEPQGLSPDNIDRIVGTGYGRIQEGMFDQTYSEITCHARGAHFLFPGAGGLIDIGGQDSKVISFGERGKVLDFVLNDKCAAGTGRFLQVTAQALGLEVSQLAELAEGAAPAAINSMCAVFAESEIIGLLAQGIPVEMIVSGLLHSIAKRITIMSGKIRFQDTIVFCGGVAQNTVLQDLIRLEIGCRLAVPSCPQAVGALGAAVLGHDQIGIPC
- a CDS encoding double-cubane-cluster-containing anaerobic reductase, giving the protein MRAQTMAYFDQLIPSGMVMAKEAKEQGKNVVGYYCVFSPIELIEAAGAVPVGLCATKLEPIAEAEKVLPRNLCPLIKSSYGFVVSGKCPFFHFADIVLAETTCDGKKKMYELLSEHKPMLVLDIPNSFTLEDKQEHWVKQIYRAKDYFEKNLGVQISKEKLSEVITIYNEERKLLMELVGLNKQHPTPISGTDLLKVLWGKSFQFKREEYTAKVNELIAELKEMTARGESVSQPSSKRILITGCPTGTGQEKVMQIIEEAGAAVVLQESCSGIKGLVDLVSEDMDPFEALAEKYSKIPCSCSSPNTGRLELLSRLVDEYNVDGVVDITLQACHTYNIESYSVKEHLKKNHNIPLLQIETDYSDADRQQIKLRVDAFLEML